The following coding sequences lie in one Flavobacterium cyclinae genomic window:
- a CDS encoding M14 family zinc carboxypeptidase: MKYIFLLFSISIFSQNLRTPFENGNGNQSTTYEECIAFYEKLDERFANIQMIHKGTTDSGKPLHVVLFSSEGKFDFDEYFTKNKAVILINNGIHAGEPDGIDATMMLMRDLAMGKIKTAKNTLIAAIPVYSVGGMLNRNSHSRANQNGPEEYGFRGNGRNYDLNRDFIKSDTKNSRSFQKLFTELNPDIFLDNHVSNGADYQYTFTCIATQHERLGNTLGNYFINELYPSVVQDMNKKKIDVVPYVNVHSTTPDKGFEQFTDTPRYATGYTTLFHTLGFVPETHMLKAYKERVKVTYEFMVSTINFADANWQKIKQLRKDALNEYQAGMPYPIDWAIDSTKVSYIDFKGYQGGYKPSDISGKDRLYYDKSKPFTKKIPFYGNYKPSKFVSIPKAYIIPQSQWQVLDILKLNNINAHRIQNDTIIEVESYKIESYQTSKSPYEGHYGHYNTKVIKSTQKVKFYYGDYVFYTNQPGVKYLMETLEPEAVDSYFNWNFFDPILQQKEYFSSYVFEDLAKEFLDKNPKIKAELEQKKQNDKAFAENGPAQLDWVYKQSPYYEKAHLQYPVYRLN; this comes from the coding sequence ATGAAATATATTTTTCTATTGTTCTCAATTTCAATTTTTTCACAAAACTTAAGAACACCTTTCGAAAATGGCAATGGCAATCAATCTACTACTTATGAGGAATGTATTGCGTTTTATGAAAAATTAGATGAACGTTTTGCCAACATTCAAATGATTCACAAAGGTACAACCGATAGCGGAAAACCTTTACATGTAGTACTTTTTTCAAGCGAAGGCAAATTTGATTTTGACGAATATTTCACTAAAAACAAAGCAGTAATATTAATCAACAACGGAATTCACGCGGGTGAACCTGACGGAATAGACGCTACTATGATGTTGATGCGCGATTTAGCCATGGGAAAAATCAAAACGGCTAAAAACACTCTAATTGCAGCTATTCCGGTGTATAGTGTTGGTGGGATGTTAAATCGAAATTCGCATTCGAGAGCCAATCAAAACGGTCCAGAAGAATATGGTTTCAGAGGAAATGGACGCAATTATGATTTGAATCGTGATTTTATTAAATCGGACACAAAAAATTCTAGAAGTTTTCAAAAGTTGTTTACCGAGTTAAATCCGGATATTTTCTTAGATAATCACGTTTCTAATGGTGCTGATTACCAATATACATTTACTTGTATTGCGACCCAACACGAACGTTTAGGAAATACATTAGGCAATTATTTCATCAATGAATTATATCCATCGGTAGTACAAGACATGAATAAAAAGAAAATCGATGTGGTTCCGTATGTAAATGTACATAGTACTACGCCGGATAAAGGTTTTGAACAATTTACTGATACACCACGATATGCAACAGGATATACCACTTTATTTCACACTTTAGGATTTGTACCAGAAACACACATGTTGAAAGCATACAAAGAACGCGTAAAAGTGACTTATGAATTTATGGTCAGCACGATTAATTTCGCCGATGCGAATTGGCAAAAAATCAAGCAATTACGTAAAGATGCTTTGAACGAATATCAAGCAGGAATGCCATATCCAATCGATTGGGCAATTGATTCAACAAAAGTATCTTATATTGATTTCAAAGGCTATCAAGGCGGATACAAACCAAGTGATATTTCAGGAAAAGATCGTTTGTATTATGATAAAAGTAAACCGTTTACCAAGAAAATTCCGTTTTATGGTAATTATAAACCTTCGAAATTTGTAAGCATACCGAAAGCATATATCATTCCGCAATCGCAATGGCAAGTGTTGGATATTTTGAAATTGAACAACATCAATGCGCATAGAATTCAAAATGACACGATTATTGAAGTAGAGTCGTATAAAATTGAAAGTTATCAAACCTCAAAATCGCCATACGAAGGACATTACGGACATTACAATACGAAAGTTATAAAATCAACTCAAAAAGTAAAATTTTATTATGGTGATTATGTGTTTTACACGAATCAACCAGGCGTAAAATACTTAATGGAAACTTTAGAACCAGAAGCAGTAGACAGTTATTTCAATTGGAACTTCTTTGATCCTATTTTACAACAAAAAGAATACTTTTCGAGTTATGTTTTTGAAGATTTAGCCAAAGAATTTTTAGATAAAAACCCAAAAATCAAAGCCGAATTAGAACAAAAGAAACAAAACGACAAAGCTTTCGCTGAAAACGGCCCAGCACAATTGGATTGGGTTTACAAACAATCGCCTTATTATGAAAAAGCGCATTTGCAGTATCCGGTTTATAGATTGAATTAG